The Alicyclobacillus macrosporangiidus CPP55 genome segment GCAGAACTCATCCTCAAATTCGCTCAAATAAATTATTTACCAAGTGCAGGTCCTAGACCCAAGTATGAAGCCGAACTTACATGAAGAACGTTTGCCACAGCAAGCAATGATTTGGCTTACAAAGGTAAGCTGTGTCGTTGACGTTAATAGTTACTTTATTTTTAAAATAATTTTCCCTTTTGCTCTACCTGATTCAGAATACTCGATAGCCTTCTGAGCATCCTCAAATGGAAATACTCGGTCAATAACAGGCTTAATTTTTTCTGACTCAATTAAATCAGTAATGATGCTTAACTGTTCACCACTTGGTTTCATAAATAAATAGGTATATTTAACATTATATTGTTTCTCTAGTTTTGTTATTTTAAGAGTTGCTATCCGAAATAAACTGGTTTTAAAGAAACCTGTACCATACTCTTTTCCAAAACGGGCGTTAGGTAGTCCTGCAATAGAAATAATTTGTCCCCCTGATTTTACTACTCTAAATGATTTTTCCAAAGTCTTTCCACCGATTATATCGAACACTGCATCATAATTTTGTAATATTTTGTCAAACTCTTCATTTCTATAATTTATAATAAGGTCAGCACCTAATTTCTTCACTAGTTGAAACCCAGCTTCACTAGTTGTAGTTGCAACGTAAGCCCCCATAGATTTAGCAAGCTGTATTGCAAAAGTACCAACGCCACCTGAACCAGCATGTATTAACACTTTTTGTCCAACAGATAACCTTAAAATGTCATGTAACGCCTGATAGGAAGTCAGTCCTACTAATGGAATTGATGCAGCTTCTTCAAATGAGAGGTTTTTCGGTTTTAAAGATATTGCATCTTCGTCTATTGCGATATACTCAGCAAAAGTTCCAATTCTGTCCTTAACAGCTCGTCCGTAAATTTCATCTCCAACCTTAAACTTTTTTACCCTTGACCCTACTTGCTTAACCACACCTGAAAAGTCATTACCTAAAATAAGCGGCATATCGTATTTTATGAGCATTCGTAGTTTTCCGTCTCTTATTTTAAAATCGACTGGATTGATGCTTGCTGCAAATATTTCTGCTAGGACATCATTTTCACCAAGTGTAGGTACTGGCATGTCAGCTAGTTTAAGTGGAACTTTCCCATATCGGTCAATAATCATGGCTTTCATAAAGTTTACCTCCTCGTTAATTGAAACTACTCACATGCTCGGTGGCTCAGACCATCGTTCCACAGTGGCCGGTAATCTGTGTGGCTTGTCGTCGGCGACTCTACCAAGTGGAAGAATACAGGAAAAAGAGCGTCTGAATCTGTTCCGGATCGATACACCGTTCGCGAGGATGTGGCTTAGGGATGTCCTGAACGGCAATCCAGTGGGTTCCGTCAAGATGGGCACCTGACCAATGCAAGTCAGAGATCCCAACACCCGCACGTCGCAGGAGGCCGGCGTGGCGTTCGTAGAAGTTCCGTTCTCCTGGAGGCGGAGAAAATTTCACAGTGACAGACCTATTGTCCAATATCAGGCGAGTCGTGCCCACTTTGCCTGTGACACCCGTCAAGGGGTTCATTCGAGTGACGGCTCTAAAATTGTCATGAAGAAAAGTCAGCAATTCTGCGGGGAAAGTCGACTGTATTTGCAATCTTCACTCCTCCGTCATCGGCTTATGACTCTTTCATTGGTGGCATCAGTATGTGCTGCGCAAACTCCTCAGCCATCGGCACACCAGTCTGACGGATACGCTTCGCAGCTTCCTCAAAGTCATACATCGTCTGGCGCAGGTCCACATCAGGTCCAAAGAGCGCCCAGCACGCGCCCCGAGCACGAATCTGCAACCCAACACTCCCCGGATTCACGATACGTTTGCCACACGCCGTACGGTCAAATTGAACATGGGTATGCCCGCAGACAACCAAACCCTCCACAACACCCTCGAGCATCGGACCAAGCTCCGATTCCGGTGTGTCTCGACGAATGGCCTCATTGTCTCTCCTTGGTGAACCATGAACGAACAGCGTTGGCCCCAATCCGTAAATTTCAAGAGACACGCTATCTGGAAGATTTTTGAGAAATGTACGCTGCCCGTCGTCAATCTGATCAGCGCACCACTTGTTGATCTCTGCATCCCATGGATCAAGCCCATTCTCAACGCCGTATCTCTCGGCTACATAACGATCTGTATTGCCTCGGACAAATCGAACGTCCCCCGGTAAGCTCATGAGACGGTGGAGCACACCAACGGGATCGGGCCCCCATGCCACATCACCGCCAACAATAATGCAGTCGACATGTTCTCGTTCAATTTCACCAAGTACCGCTTCGAGCGCTGGTAAGTTTCCGTGGATGTCATAGATGGCTGCCACTTTCCGCATGAGTTGCACCTCTGTATTCACGTTTTCCAATATCCTCGATAATTTTTTACATTATACGAGATCCGGAGCGACAACTCCGTTCATTCCTTGGGGCGCTTCTCCCATGGCTCCCCCGGATACGAACACGAGGAGAAGTTTCCCGGACGCCTGCTGACGACAGAAATCGTGTGTCCTTGCTCAGCCAGCCAAGCCGTGACAAATAGCATGCCTGTGCCTCCGACCACAAGCGTGTGCATCATGCCACTCCTTCGAACCTGCGCGGCCTTCCAAACTGCGCCAACCAGGACACCCCGCACAACATGGACATCGCGCCGATCACCATGCCAACCACCGGAATGCCGAATCTGGCAAGGGCCAATCCCGCAAGTGCGTACGATAACTGCATTACACCGCCATACGTCGAACCGTGCAAAGCAAAGACCCTTCCTTGGACATCGGGACGAATGCTTGTTTGTACCATGTATGTATCCAGCGGGATGATCACCCCGGAACTCACACGCATCAACAAGAGCATCAAGGCACCCCACGTGAAAACGGTAAACTGCGTCAAGGCAATAAAGAAAAGCGCCTGTGTCAAATATGCTACCCCATACCAGATGACGGCTCGCCGATGATTCTTCCCGACAAACTGGTTTACGGCGTACGCCCCCATCAACACGCCGATCCCGTCGATGACGTACAACACACCGATACCGAGCCCACCCATGTGGTAGACCTGCTGACCGAGAACCGGGATTAAGATGTAATATCCACCACCAGCGAGCCCCCAACTGATGCCGATGAGGATGATGGCTCGAGCCACCCGGTTATGAAGCGCCTCCTCAAAACCTGCCTTGAGCGACTGCAAGTACGTTGTGCCGTTTCGCCTTTCGCCACCTGTCTCATCCCAGTGGCATCGCAGGATGTGCCATGCGGACCATACATACGATGCCGCGTTGACGATGAAACACATGATGGGGCCAACCGTCGCCGCAACGATTCCCCCGCACGCTGCACCGATGATTTGGACCAGCCCGCTCGCCTGCGAGTCCAACCCATTCGCCGTCGCCAATTCATCACGGGAAACCATGAGTGGCATCGCCGCGCTGCGCGCCGGTCCAAACAGGGTGCCGGATATCCCTAGAAGCGCTGACACGACATAGAGGATCCAACTCGCATGCAGCCATACAGACAGAGATAGGGCAAACGCCAACACGGCACGAACCAGGTCAGTCGCAACTAAGAATGGTTTCTTGGGAAACCGATCGACAAGGGGTCCGGCAAATGGCCCAAGGATGACAGCAGGCAACGAGCGGCAGAGAAGAACGAACCCCATCGCTGCAGGCGAATCCGTCAGTGTCAGTGTAACTTGCGCAAGTGCGACCTCATTGAACCAATTGCCCAATTGGCTTCCCACCGAGGCCAGCCACAAGTTTCGATAGTTCCGATTGGTACGCAGCAGGTGTATTCCTTGCATGAGGATCCTCTTTCCGACGATGTGCAGCTAACTCAATTCCAGCATAGTGCCGGCGTTCACCAGGCACCATACGTCGTTGGTCGTAATCCCTGGTACGATCCATCCCTAGTTCTCATCAACCTGACGGATCGAATGTAAACCGAGAAGAAAGACGGATATCAGTCTACGATAGCTCTCGTCTGGGTCTATAGAGAGTCCAAAGCCTCCCGCTGCTTCTAGGGATGCAAACCCATGAGCGACGCTGCGGATGCCACGGACAACGTGTATCGCGTCCTCATGAGTAAAATGGAACGGCTCCAGTACAGTCAGTACCGTTTCGACGATGTCTTGGGCTGCTTTCTCTAACTCGCGGTCTTGTGGATCCGGCGCGTGTAAAGTTGCCTCGTACAGGCCGGGTCGTTCCCTGGCAAAAGCGCGATATGCGTGGAACATGGCTTCAATAGCCCGTTCAGACTCTTTACCGATGGCAGCCAACTGGAGTCGCTTGTTTAATTCACGTATGCCGTACAGAGCAAGTTCCCTGCGCAGCCCCGGTAAACCATCGACGTGGTTGTACAGTGAAGGAATGCGTACGCCTAGACGCGATGCCACCGCCGCAAGTGTAACATGTTCAAATCCAATTTCATCGGCTAAGCTGGCCGCGGTGAGAACGACGGACACTCGATCCAATCTTGCCTTGGCGGACATCCTACATCTGCCCCTTCAACTTGCGCTCGGCCATCTGAATGGCGGCATCCATTGCGTCGAGTGGATCGACAAGTATGTTACCGTGTCCCACTGCTAAGTGGGACGGATGCAATTGACGCAAGTGTTTCGCACTGTTTAGAGCGGTAGGCCTGTGCCACGTAGCGAGTGCGGGAAACGGGAAGAGCGGTCGTACCGTACCTGCAACGGCCACTCCCCCCTTTGTCTGGAACGCATCACCCGCGATGAGCGTTCTATCCCTTGCATCGAAGAAGGCAACATGGCCAGGTGTATGTCCCGGGCACGAGATCACCTCGAGGGAACCAATCCGGTCTCCTGCGGTGAGTAGGCGAGTAGGATGTGTCTTGCACGGTTTCACCGAACCGCGTACCCCAACCTGCGGCTCGGCAGGATCAATACTGGTGTCTCCACGAAGCAGTCGAGCATCACGCGCTGAAATCATGACTTCCGCGTCAGGTAACGCTTCGCGCAATGTATCGAGGGCACCGACATGATCCCCGTGGGCGTGTGTGAGTGCGATCCGCTGGATGGGCATGTCGAGCCTCTGAGCTGCCGCGAGGATGGCCTTGGCGCTGGACGGAAGCCCTGTGTCAATCAAAGTCAGACCGTCGTCCTCCCTAACGAGGTAGCAATTCACTGGGAATACACCGGGATAAAACGTCAGTTGAACACAGTTCCCAAAAGAAGTCACTCTCATCGACTTGTTCATCCTCCCTACAAACTCGAGCGTGTACTTGGATCACTTGCCTTTTGCGGTCGTGCCAACACCATCATTGGGCCCACACAACTAATATAGATCCACTTTAAACTAAATGTATTAGTTTGTCACGGTACTCGATTCCGTATTACAATCTCCTGCCGATTGACATCCACAAATTGTCGCTATGGCCTCTGTCCCGTTAAGTCAGGCGTCGGCCAACGAGATTCGTCGATACCGGCTCCCTACCGATTTGCCTGGCCCAAATGGACAACTGGCCCACGTGGTGAATTTCATGCGCAATCACATGGCAAAGAATTTGACCTGCCGTGTCCTTCGGCCCCGAATCTGGTACACTCACCGTGCATTTCCTAACCTTGAAGCCAATCCCCTGCGAGCATTCCGTAGATTACATGGTCAACAAAGCGATCATACAACCATTCGGCTTGCCGGCACACTCCTTCCTCGACGAAGCCGAGACGATCAGGAATCGCTCTGCTTTTGCGGTTCTCAACAGCCGTCCGGATTTCTACCCGATTGAGCTTGTATTCGTGGAAAGCGATATTGACCATCGCCCGACACGCTCTGGTCATAATGCCACGACCTTGAAATTCTTTACCAAGCCAATACCCAATCGCAGTCCGACGGTTGTGCCAGTCGATTTTATGGAAGCCGATGACTCCCACGAGCCGCCCACTGAACCATATCCCTGCGTGCAAGCCGTCATTCGACGAGAACTGATGCAAACTCTGTTGGATGAATGCCTTCGAGTCTTCGACCGTTTTCGTGCCATCCACCCACGGCAACCACTGCCTGAGGAGGTCTCTAGACGTATCAGTCAGCGTAAAGAGTTCCTCGGCGTTTTGTATCGTCAGCAGACTCAAATGGATTCCATCACCGGCGTCGTAAATGAACACTTGAATCCTCCCCTCGCTTGGCGAACCAAAAGCACGAGTCAAGGGTGCCTGAACAACCCCAAAATTGACCCATCATCTCGCATCTGCGGCTCCGAGATACAGACATTCCTCTGTTTATAGCCACCACTTGTGCTGTGGGATCAACTTGACCTGAACATCGTGATGTTCGTTGAACCAATTCTTCATCTGGGTCTTTTTGACTAGGTACTCCGAGGCAGCATGCGACACGCCAATCAAGGACATGCTTGTCGTCCTCACATACTCCATCATCATTTCAAACCGCGTGCGGCCGTAATCATTGTCAATATGGCAATGGATCTCGCCGGTGATGTAGGCTTGTGCTCCCTTGCTCTCCGCTTCTTTCATCCGGTCAACCACGTCTCCGCAACCCGCCACAACGGCCACTGTGCGGATACGGTCATGGTGCTTTCCTTCGAAATCCACGTACGGGATTTGAAAGATCTCTTTGAGGCGATCGCAAAGTTGATCGGTACTCGTCTCCGGTATTTCACATATCGCACCCACCGAGCCATGTTCGTCCGAATAGAAGTCGCCAATTCTCTTCGCACCAAGCGCTTCACACATCGCTGCGGTGGTCCCGATTCGCTCGTTGTAATCCATGGGCAAGTGACACGTATATACCGACAAACGTCGTTCCTTTATGGCATGGAGAAGCTTCGGATCGATGGGGACAAAGCCTCTCCCCCACTGACCTCTCGGGTCACCGCACTCCATGTGAAGCGGATGATGCATGAACAAGAGATCACCGGGCTGCCCGGTTTCAATGAACTGACACAAAACTTGTTCTGTCGGGAACACCGCCAAGAACACGGAGGACACATGGTCATTTCCTTTGATCATTAACCCATTGAACAAACCGCAGAACTTCTCCTCGAAGAACTCTCTCCACGCGAATCCCACCTGCTCGTAAGCTTGCGGGATAAATCGGCTAAACGTAGGATCCTTACCGAGTTTCTCCACAGCGAACAACTCGTTGAGGTCGCTCACGACTTTGCCTAATGGCTCCACGTCCACGCACCTCCGTAGTCACTTCGGAAGCTGCTGTTATCCGCAACTTAAAAATGCAGAAAAACGCGGCGTTCCGGCATACCGCGTTTTACATAACAATGCAGGATTCAACGAGTGTCATTGTTGAACTAACGCCCCCGTTAGTTCAAGGAGAATATACTAATCATTTAATCCCTTTCCATTGAGAATTTGCTGTATACATTTTTCAACCCTTGACTGTCGAGTTTTGGATTGTTTGGGTTCAGAAAAATAAAGAATGTATGCTCTTTGCCGTCCCGGCGTCAATGCTTCAAAAGCAGTTTTCAAGGCAGGGATTTCATCGAATTTATTTTGAAGTTCTTCAGGAATTATGAAGTCTGTATTCTTTTTAAAATTCACTTCCAAACCGGCTTTTTCAACTTCAATGGCTTCATAAATATAGGCTTTCAAGATGGTTTCCATTTCAACTATTTCTTGAACATTGGTGAACCGAATCTGGCGCGCCGCCTGTACATTCTCCGTTTGTTGGATTAGAATCCCATGGGCATCCTGTAACAAGGCACCTTTGAAAAACAGAAGCGCACAATATTCTTTAAATCCATGTATTAAAACTATGTTCTTTTTCTCAAACGTGTAACAAGGATGCATCCACTTAAATTCTTCGGTCAGCTCACAGTCAAGAACGATACTTCTCAACTTCTCATATTCTTCCCTCCACTTTTTAGCTTTACTTAAAAATTCATCAACCTTAGGATTCATTCTACTATTTGTCATCAAGGAACACCCCTCATCAATTTTTCGTTCAGCTGACAGTCAAGCAGACCTGGCTTGGAAAGTTACAGGGAGCTTATGTCGCTATTCTGCCCTTGACTGCCATAAGTGTAACATACAGATTATGCATGAATATGCAAAAATCATGCATACGCGACCACCGCGTTCTTCTGCAAATTGGAACTGCGGAATACATCTGCACGAGACATGACCCAGACACTCGAAAATCGAATCTCACTCCCGTTCATTCCATGTCTGAGGGTTCACGATGACCCGTTCCACCCCTCGTTCGCTGCGCAGTCCTCAGCATCGTTTGAAAAGCTACGCCGTCCCGGACGAACTCAGTTTGATACTGAAATCCAAATCTCCGGTAAAGCTGGATGGCTCGCCGATTGAATGCAGCTACTGTCAGTCGTATGTCAGCGGACGGGTGGCGAGCGGCTACCTTTCGCAGAACGCAGTCCAGAAACGGAGTACCCAATCCACGCCCAGTCAAGTCTGGACGCATGCCAATGCCGAGATCCACCACGTCCTCAACACCATGCAGGTAGGCTCCGAGCGTATGCCCGGCAGGAACCTGAGCCGAACCCCCGGTGCAATAGAAACCGATGATGTCCCCGTCGTTTGATTCGACGACCCAATACGATCCGTTCAACAACTCGTTCACCGATTCGTCGGTACCGCCCATGTTATAGAAGTCATACGGCGGTTCGTAAGTCCAACCAGCGATTTGAATGGCATCCGCTTGGGTCATGGTACGAGTTACGAAATTCATGGACCGATCCTCTCTTAGGGGCAACCCTTTATCGTTCAAACCTGTATGTCCGCTCCACCTTGCTGACCCTAGTTACAAAACCCTCGTACCACTTCTCCCGTCCAAGTTTTTGTGCAATCTGATGCCGGGCATTCTCTTTCCAAAGTCGAATGGCGTCTTCCGTCTCCCAGTAGGAAACTGTGATGCCAAAGCCGTTCGGTTCCCTTACACTCTCAATCCCCAGAAAACCTGGCTGCGTTTTGGCCAACTCAACCATTTCATCCGCCATTTCACCGTATCCGTGATCTCCATCGGTCCGAACGGATGTGAAGATCACGGCGTAGTACGGTGGTTCAGGTGTTCGTGCCAACTCACTCATCGCTTCCAGGCCCTTCTTGTGACCATCTGCAGACGAATCGTTCAACGCCAGGGTACTTCTCGCCTAGAGACTCAACAGAGAAGCCGCAGCGCCTGTAAAACCCCGCAGATTCACGATCCGTTTCGGCATGGAGTTCGGTCAATTTTTCCGAATGTATCACAGTTCGAACAAACTCCCTCCCAAACCCCTTGTGCCGTTCCGACTGTTTGATGGCTATGTGCAACAGTTCGGCCGTCGAATTCTCCATTCTTCGAATGCCGGCTACACCCACAAGAGCACCGTCTAGCAGGAAGCCGAACAGACAAGTGTCCGGCGACGAATACACTTGACTGAGAATATCATCGATTCGTTCTGCCGTCGGGTTAAAGATGGCTGCGGACAAAATCTCCTTTGCGCCTGCCCCTGCTTCTGCGGGATCGATCTGTACCAAACGGACACAGCCTTCGTCAGCCGGATACATCATCAGCCAACAGTCTCGCCATTCCCCCTCATGCAATTCATGCTTCGGCAGCCACCTGAATTTACGGAATCCGGCCTTCTCATAAGACCGGATCGCCCGTGTGTTCCACGCCTGCGGGTCCATGATGACATGATCCGCACCAAGTTTGTTTCTCAAATAGTCCGCCATGGATTTCACCAGTGTTGTACCGACGCCTCTGTTCCAATAATCGGGTTCCCCAATGAATTGGTCCATGCCATATACAACTTTGGTTGGGTCCAAGCCAAGATCAGATTTCTTGGCGTCAGACAGAAGGTAGAACTGAACGTACCCAATTTCCTTTCCATCGCAGTGAAGAATGCAGCCGGTGACGCCACGGTCATCCTTGGAACCGAACACCTGCTTCACTTTCTCTAGGTCGTGCGGGTTATCACGGCCTTCGTAGAACCGGAGAACTCGTGGATCACTGAGCCACTTGGAGAGTAAAGGATAGTCATGCGGCTGGATTCGGCGTGCTCCAAGTGGTCCATTCTCAAATAACATCGTGCCACACCTCAACGTGCTGGGAAACCTGGTTGGAGTTGGGTTTTGCGGGTGGAACTGAAGGCGTTCCGGATTGCGTTGACATCACTGGGTTGACCCGACGATTACAGCCGGGTGCCCAGATATGCGTCGTCGTCGTATCCTCGCGCCTCCCAGTAACCCACCAGAGGCTTGTCGCTGAATTCGATTCGGTTCACCCACTTGATGGACTTGTACCCATACATTTTGGGAACTACAAGCCGGAGGGGAAAGCCTTGTTGTCTGCCCAACAGCTGCCCGTTCAACTCATAAGCCAGCAACACCGTCGGATCGAGCGCTTGAGACAATGACAGAGATTCCGTATACGCGCCATCAAATGAATAGAAGTGTACAGAGCCAACCTGGGGGAGTGGCTTCACCCGGCTGACGAGCGAACTCAAATGCACACCCTTCCATCTGACGTTCGGCACGCTCCACCCTGTCACACAATGAAAGTCCGCTTCCTCCGTATACGGTTCCAGGCCCATCAAGTCGCTCCACGTCAAGGTGGTCGGATGGTTCACCAAACCATCGACGGTGAGCCGGTAGGTGGATAGGTCCGCACTCGGATAGCCGTCCGTCACGGTGTAGTAAGCAGCGAAACCGGTCGCTCTGCCGCCGGTGCTTTCGTCATCGTTCTTGGAAGTGAACGAACGGGTCAGCCATCCGACCGGATCGATCACCGTTAACACGACCGCGCCGAGAATCCCGGCGCCCAACCACTGCAAAAACATTCTGCGCGTTGGATCCACGCGCGCATTCAAACCGTCACTTGCGGGTCGATATCCAATGGCTTTGTACGCAGCGTGTACAAGGAGCCACGCCAAGAGTGCATACGACATCCACCCGTGCCAACGGAACGCCAAGCTGCGCCACGTGGTCGGAAACCAAGTGACTTGCCAAATGAAGATACCGGTGATCACAATCACGGTCCCGAACACCAGTGGAAACAGCCAGTCCAGGCGACGGATCAATTTCCCGGCGGGCAATCGCGCCGCCAGCGGGATCAACAACGTTGCGCCGAACACCAAGCCGAGTGCGATATGAACGTAATAGATGACAGGCAAAGACGTAATCAGCGCTGCGTGCACCGCTGGCAAATACAGCGCCACACCGGTCAACAGGAGCAGCACAAAAGAGACGATGGTATAGTAATGGAGCCGAACCATCCACTTCGGCCACTTTCCGTGTTCAAACCAACGCTTCACTACACCGTCATCCCCCGCGTTGATCGTCCGGCGACGCCCAATCTTTACATCAAAGATTTTTCCCCGGGCCCACATGAACAGCCAGCCTGTCTTGGTAGGTCCCGTCATCCCTTAGCCCAAGGGTATGACAATTCATTCGATGCATGCAATAAAAGAAAGATCGCAACCCACCCCGAGCGAGTCTTTGGCATCCTCATACTTGCCCTGGCGCCAGAGGCATTGACCCGTAATCCAAGGGAAGGTGGGGGAGGTACTGGACGCGGTGGACGGGAGGCGTGACTACTCCCCCTCTTCCCCAACCAGTACCCAGATGCGTTTGAGCGGAAGTTCCGCCTGGAGTGCCTCAGGCAGCTTCTCGTAAGTCGAAAGAACTGCTTTCACCAAGTCGTCGGCATCCCACAGCCGGAGCTCGAAAAACTGACGGGAAGCCTCTCGGGTCACCGTGCTCTTATAACCGCCCCAAGCGACAATCAGACCATGATCGGCCCCGAAGTTCCGAATGACGCCCTGTAGTTCCCGGACAACCTTCACGTCCACCGGGCTGTCGCCGGACTTCACCTGGACCACGATCCTCGGGTGATCGAAACCCATTGGCCCTTGCCCCGCGATGATGTCCACGCCTCCGTCGGGTCCCTCGGGGGATATCATCACCCGATAGCCTTGCGCCTCCAACACCGCACCGACGAGTCGTGCGAGACCGTGGCCCTTGAAACGGCGGGTAATGTAATCCCGGATTTGGTCCAAGGCGTATTGCTCCAAGTCCGGTGGCGCCATCCATTCGCCGGAGTCGGTATCCTCTCCCCGCTGTACAGTCTGCGTGGACACCACGTTCCCATGGAGCAATGCCCGAATGCGCTCTTCCGCGTTGTTTCTCTGTATGCGGCACACGGTCATGAATGCGCCAAGGGAATACAGCAGGTCTTGATCGAACGCAGTCCGAGGCAACTCCTTCATCCATCGAACCGGGCGCACATGCCTCGCCTCTAAGGGAAGATCCGTGCGGTACTGATACGGCCCGATCACCTCACCCATAGCAATGGCGGAACGCGTCTTGAGAGGAAGCACCACCACGTCGCCGGGCTGGATGACGCTGATAAAGGGCCAGATCTGACCGGCCCAGTTGACGAGCGTGTTGCGCTTTTCCCCCGGGTATGTCTGTTCCAGCAGTGTGTAGAGTTGGTCGCGACTTTGGACATCCATCAGGTTCGGGAGCTCACTCCATCCGATGACCGCCAGCCCGTTGTCCAACGCAAAGCTTTCCCATTCGCCGCCCCGGCCAGCGCGCACCAACCAAACCGCCACGCCA includes the following:
- a CDS encoding molybdopterin-dependent oxidoreductase, yielding MKRWFEHGKWPKWMVRLHYYTIVSFVLLLLTGVALYLPAVHAALITSLPVIYYVHIALGLVFGATLLIPLAARLPAGKLIRRLDWLFPLVFGTVIVITGIFIWQVTWFPTTWRSLAFRWHGWMSYALLAWLLVHAAYKAIGYRPASDGLNARVDPTRRMFLQWLGAGILGAVVLTVIDPVGWLTRSFTSKNDDESTGGRATGFAAYYTVTDGYPSADLSTYRLTVDGLVNHPTTLTWSDLMGLEPYTEEADFHCVTGWSVPNVRWKGVHLSSLVSRVKPLPQVGSVHFYSFDGAYTESLSLSQALDPTVLLAYELNGQLLGRQQGFPLRLVVPKMYGYKSIKWVNRIEFSDKPLVGYWEARGYDDDAYLGTRL
- a CDS encoding restriction endonuclease is translated as MAVWLVRAGRGGEWESFALDNGLAVIGWSELPNLMDVQSRDQLYTLLEQTYPGEKRNTLVNWAGQIWPFISVIQPGDVVVLPLKTRSAIAMGEVIGPYQYRTDLPLEARHVRPVRWMKELPRTAFDQDLLYSLGAFMTVCRIQRNNAEERIRALLHGNVVSTQTVQRGEDTDSGEWMAPPDLEQYALDQIRDYITRRFKGHGLARLVGAVLEAQGYRVMISPEGPDGGVDIIAGQGPMGFDHPRIVVQVKSGDSPVDVKVVRELQGVIRNFGADHGLIVAWGGYKSTVTREASRQFFELRLWDADDLVKAVLSTYEKLPEALQAELPLKRIWVLVGEEGE